One Elaeis guineensis isolate ETL-2024a chromosome 10, EG11, whole genome shotgun sequence genomic window carries:
- the LOC105052298 gene encoding U-box domain-containing protein 62 has protein sequence MASEELDLVQSRRAEHGLGSRMVFQGEAFPFSRGDGDHAGARKPTALGAPTPGFAVVGDKMFPSDRDPRFFSNQAWGAVRDGGSPSGDGSDGEEEDDGEDDSDDGDEDVDEGDGLVSVEDGNNKANNNSSGSVQSSSEKIQDASAKSQEHQSSSGLMRGVVEKDGSEGRGNLGEQQCQQDRMDNYENAIAVMDPEPYYTHAIHGGEGSTSSQKEVAGENGCGFSGRREIGSTAGYWESLRMHLSDPITGALMDDAMILSCGHSFGSSGMQRVYRMEACYTCAQPISEDSVQPNLALRSAVQAFRREEESQSSKASKRRRDRFEQDKCSYDDPFRMDFSRGKGVQFPFSVSDRVIIKGNKRTPERYVGRVAVVTTQCLNGWYVVKTLDNAESVKLQYRSLSKVTDGQVSNMISDKAHAPNWL, from the exons ATGGCGTCGGAGGAGCTGGATTTGGTCCAGTCCCGGCGAGCGGAGCACGGGTTGGGCTCGCGCATGGTGTTCCAAGGCGAGGCCTTTCCCTTCTCCCGCGGCGACGGAGACCATGCGGGCGCGCGGAAGCCGACGGCCCTTGGCGCCCCCACGCCCGGATTCGCCGTCGTTGGCGATAAGATGTTCCCCAGTGATCGAGACCCGCGATTCTTTTCGAACCAGGCCTGGGGTGCCGTGAGGGACGGGGGTTCGCCCAGTGGTGACGGATCGGACGGGGAAGAAGAAGACGACGGCGAGGATGACAGCGACGACGGTGACGAGGATGTCGATGAGGGGGATGGCTTGGTGTCAGTGGAGGACGGCAATAACAAGGCTAACAACAATAGCAGCGGTAGCGTACAGAGTAGTTCGGAGAAAATTCAGGACGCCAGCGCAAAATCACAGGAGCATCAATCGTCTTCTG GGTTGATGAGAGGAGTGGTGGAGAAGGATGGGAGTGAAGGAAGAGGCAATTTGGGGGAGCAGCAATGCCAGCAGGATCGGATGGATAACTACGAGAATGCTATTGCTGTCATGGATCCTGAACCGTATTACACCCATGCAATACATGGGGGAGAGGGATCAACTTCTTCCCAGAAGGAGGTTGCAGGAGAGAATGGATGTGGGTTCAGTGGTAGAAGGGAGATCGGGTCAACAGCTGGTTACTGGGAGTCCTTGAGGATGCACCTCTCGGATCCAATAAC AGGTGCTCTCATGGATGATGCAATGATATTATCATGCGGACATTCTTTTGGTAGCAGTGGAATGCAGCGTGTTTATAGAATG GAAGCTTGTTACACATGTGCTCAACCAATTTCAGAAGATTCAGTCCAACCAAACTTGG CTCTTCGATCTGCAGTTCAGGCTTTCCGCCGGGAAGAAGAGTCCCAGTCTTCAAAAGCATCCAAAAGAAGAAGAGATAGGTTTGAACAA GACAAATGTAGTTATGATGATCCTTTTCGCATGGATTTTTCTCGGGGTAAAGGTGTTCAGTTTCCGTTCTCGGTTTCTGATCGGGTTATAATCAAG gGTAACAAGAGGACACCAGAACGATATGTTGGACGTGTTGCAGTTGTGACAACACAGTGCTTAAATGGATG GTATGTGGTGAAGACATTGGATAATGCGGAGAGTGTCAAACTTCAGTACCGTTCTTTATCCAAGGTTACGGATGGTCAAGTCTCAAATATGATCTCAGATAAAGCTCATGCTCCAAATTGGCTATAA